Proteins from a genomic interval of Staphylococcus debuckii:
- the ptsG gene encoding glucose-specific PTS transporter subunit IIBC: protein MWKKFFGQLQRIGKALMLPVAILPAAGLLLALGNAFQGDALQHLLPFIQADGFQNVAKMMEGAGGIIFDNLAIIFALGVAIGLASGDGVAAIAAFVGFIVLNKTMGMFLNVTPEKAADAATGFANVLGIPTLQTGVFGGIIIGALAAWCYNKFYNISLPSYLGFFAGKRFVPIMMATCSFILAFPMALIWPWIQGGLNAFSEGLLASNTGLAVFLFGFIKRLLIPFGLHHIFHAPFWFEFGSYKNAAGQIIHGDQRIFIEQIRDNVPLTSGKFMQGEFPVMMFGLPAAALAIYQTAKKENKKVVAGLMLSGALTSFLTGITEPLEFSFLFVAPLLFFIHAVLDGLSFLILYLLDLHLGYTFSGGFIDFFLLGILPNKTHWWMVIPVGLVYAVIYYVIFRFLIVKFNFKTPGREDKEVKSSNVAASELPFKVLDAMGGKENIKHLDACITRLRVEVNDKTKVDVEELKGLGASGVLEVGNNMQAIFGPKSDQIKHDMQQIMDGKITSPEETTVTEEGDKETAEIAAAGGGVVYAPIKGEVVDISEVPDKVFSEKMMGDGIAIKPETGEVVAPFDGVVKMVFPTKHAIGLESKDGIELLIHFGLETVKLEGQGFDILVKENENIVLGQPLMKVDLDYIKEHADSTITPIVVTNLNGRAMEVLQHGEVKQGDKVILVK, encoded by the coding sequence ATGTGGAAAAAGTTTTTCGGTCAGCTGCAACGTATTGGTAAAGCATTAATGCTTCCAGTTGCAATCTTGCCAGCAGCAGGTTTATTGCTTGCTTTAGGAAACGCTTTTCAAGGTGACGCTTTACAACATCTACTGCCATTCATTCAAGCAGATGGTTTTCAAAATGTTGCCAAAATGATGGAAGGGGCCGGCGGAATTATCTTTGATAATTTAGCGATTATCTTTGCACTCGGTGTAGCAATCGGTTTAGCATCCGGTGACGGTGTAGCAGCCATTGCAGCTTTCGTAGGATTTATTGTCTTAAATAAAACAATGGGAATGTTCTTAAATGTAACACCTGAAAAAGCGGCAGATGCGGCCACAGGTTTTGCAAATGTATTAGGCATTCCGACACTGCAAACAGGTGTGTTCGGCGGTATTATTATCGGGGCATTAGCCGCTTGGTGTTATAACAAGTTTTATAATATATCATTGCCGAGTTATTTAGGGTTCTTTGCAGGAAAACGCTTTGTGCCGATTATGATGGCAACTTGTTCATTTATTTTAGCGTTTCCAATGGCATTGATTTGGCCATGGATTCAAGGCGGATTAAATGCCTTCAGTGAAGGATTATTAGCTTCAAATACAGGACTTGCCGTATTCTTATTCGGTTTCATCAAACGTTTATTGATTCCATTCGGCTTGCATCATATTTTCCATGCACCGTTCTGGTTTGAATTCGGATCATATAAAAATGCAGCGGGACAAATTATTCATGGGGACCAACGTATCTTTATCGAACAAATCCGTGATAATGTACCTTTAACATCAGGTAAATTCATGCAAGGTGAATTCCCAGTAATGATGTTCGGTTTACCAGCAGCAGCTTTAGCGATTTACCAAACTGCTAAGAAAGAGAATAAAAAAGTTGTCGCAGGTTTGATGTTATCAGGGGCTTTAACTTCATTCTTAACAGGTATTACTGAACCATTAGAATTCTCATTCTTATTTGTAGCACCTTTATTATTCTTTATCCATGCTGTCTTAGATGGATTATCATTCTTAATTTTATACTTATTAGACCTGCATCTCGGTTACACCTTCTCAGGTGGTTTCATCGACTTCTTCTTACTAGGCATCTTGCCGAATAAGACACACTGGTGGATGGTTATCCCAGTCGGTCTAGTATATGCGGTGATTTACTATGTTATCTTCCGCTTCCTTATCGTTAAATTCAACTTCAAAACACCTGGACGTGAAGATAAAGAAGTTAAATCATCTAACGTTGCAGCCAGCGAATTGCCTTTTAAAGTCTTAGATGCAATGGGCGGTAAAGAAAATATCAAACATTTAGACGCTTGTATTACAAGATTGCGTGTTGAGGTCAACGATAAAACGAAAGTTGACGTTGAAGAATTGAAAGGCTTGGGCGCTTCAGGAGTGCTTGAAGTCGGCAATAACATGCAAGCAATTTTCGGACCGAAATCTGATCAGATTAAACACGATATGCAACAAATTATGGATGGTAAGATTACGTCTCCAGAAGAAACAACAGTCACTGAAGAAGGCGATAAAGAAACTGCAGAAATCGCTGCAGCAGGCGGTGGCGTTGTTTACGCACCGATTAAAGGTGAAGTAGTGGATATCTCAGAAGTGCCTGATAAAGTCTTCTCTGAAAAAATGATGGGCGACGGGATCGCAATCAAACCAGAAACAGGTGAAGTCGTAGCGCCGTTTGACGGAGTAGTTAAAATGGTCTTCCCGACAAAACATGCGATTGGTTTAGAATCTAAAGATGGAATCGAACTACTGATTCACTTTGGTTTAGAAACAGTTAAACTAGAAGGTCAAGGCTTTGACATCCTTGTGAAAGAAAATGAAAACATTGTCTTAGGACAACCATTAATGAAAGTAGATTTAGATTACATCAAAGAACATGCTGATAGTACTATAACACCGATTGTGGTGACAAATTTAAATGGCCGTGCAATGGAAGTATTGCAACATGGTGAAGTGAAACAAGGCGATAAAGTGATTTTAGTAAAATAA
- a CDS encoding alanine/glycine:cation symporter family protein — MKDFDSLIPGWFKAFISVGNDLIWSQYLIGLLLTAGIFFTISSKFIQFTSFREMLRALVEKPETLDNGEKGISPFQAFAISAGSRVGTGNIAGVATAIVLGGPGAVFWMWIIASIGAASAFVEAVLAQVYKVPDKDGGYRGGPAYYITKGLNQKWLGVVFAILITVTFAFVFNTVQANTIAESLNTQYHISPVITGIVLAILTGIIIFGGVRSIATLSSIIVPIMAIIYIGVVFVILIMNYDQIIPMLATIFKNAFGVEQATGGAVGAAVLQGIKRGLFSNEAGMGSAPNAAATAAVPHPVKQGLLQSLGVFFDTILVCTSTAIVILLYGGLKFGDNAPQGVAVTQSALNEHLGSAGGIFLTVAITLFAFSSVIGNYYYGQSNIEFLSYNKTVLFIFRCLVVVLVFFGAVIKTETVWSTADVFMGLMAIVNLVAIIGLSNIALAVMKDYFKQRKEGKKPIFKPENLEINLFGIECWGDPAKQLTRK, encoded by the coding sequence TTGAAAGACTTTGATAGTTTAATCCCTGGCTGGTTTAAAGCCTTTATCAGTGTTGGAAATGATTTGATTTGGTCACAATACTTGATCGGCTTATTATTAACTGCTGGGATTTTCTTTACAATCAGTTCTAAGTTTATCCAATTTACATCTTTCAGAGAGATGTTGCGTGCCTTAGTTGAAAAGCCTGAAACCTTAGACAATGGCGAAAAAGGTATTTCTCCTTTCCAAGCCTTTGCAATCAGTGCTGGTTCTCGGGTAGGAACAGGTAACATTGCAGGTGTCGCAACCGCAATCGTTCTTGGTGGTCCTGGTGCAGTGTTTTGGATGTGGATTATTGCGTCAATCGGTGCAGCCAGTGCTTTTGTAGAAGCAGTGCTCGCACAAGTTTATAAAGTACCAGATAAAGATGGCGGCTATCGCGGTGGGCCTGCGTATTATATTACAAAAGGTCTTAACCAAAAATGGTTGGGTGTAGTCTTTGCTATATTGATTACTGTAACCTTTGCATTCGTCTTTAACACTGTACAAGCGAATACAATTGCTGAATCTTTAAATACGCAATATCATATCAGCCCTGTTATTACAGGTATTGTATTAGCCATCTTAACAGGTATTATCATTTTTGGCGGTGTCCGTAGTATCGCAACATTGTCATCAATCATCGTACCAATTATGGCAATCATTTATATCGGTGTAGTATTTGTCATTTTAATTATGAATTATGATCAAATTATTCCGATGCTTGCGACTATCTTCAAAAATGCCTTTGGTGTCGAACAAGCTACAGGCGGAGCAGTCGGTGCAGCTGTTTTGCAAGGGATTAAACGTGGTTTATTCTCTAACGAAGCTGGTATGGGGTCTGCGCCTAACGCAGCCGCAACTGCAGCGGTTCCGCATCCAGTAAAACAAGGTTTATTACAATCATTAGGTGTATTCTTCGATACTATCTTAGTGTGTACATCAACAGCGATTGTAATCTTATTATATGGCGGTTTGAAATTTGGAGACAATGCACCACAAGGCGTGGCTGTAACACAATCTGCATTGAATGAACATTTAGGCAGTGCCGGCGGTATCTTCTTAACAGTAGCGATTACATTATTTGCGTTCTCGTCTGTTATCGGTAACTATTATTACGGCCAATCTAATATTGAATTCTTGTCTTACAACAAGACAGTTTTATTTATCTTCAGATGTTTAGTAGTTGTGCTCGTATTCTTCGGGGCAGTTATCAAAACAGAAACGGTATGGAGTACGGCAGACGTGTTTATGGGATTAATGGCGATAGTCAACTTAGTTGCTATTATCGGCTTATCTAATATTGCACTCGCTGTCATGAAAGATTACTTCAAACAACGTAAAGAAGGCAAGAAACCAATCTTCAAGCCAGAAAACTTAGAAATTAATTTATTCGGTATTGAATGTTGGGGAGATCCTGCTAAACAATTAACACGTAAATAA
- the parC gene encoding DNA topoisomerase IV subunit A, translating to MSEIIQDLSLEDVIGDRFGRYSKYIIQERALPDVRDGLKPVQRRILYAMYDSGNTYDKNFRKSAKTVGDVIGQFHPHGDTSVYDAMVRLSQEWKLRHVLIEMHGNNGSIDNDPPAAMRYTEAKLSQLSEELLRDINKDTVPFVPNYDDTTTEPMVLPARFPNLLINGSTGISAGYATDIPPHNLGEVIQATLKYIDNPDITVSQLMKYIKGPDFPTGGIIQGRDGIKKAYETGKGRIVVRSTVETETLRSGRQELIVSEIPYEVNKSSLVKKIDELRADKRVDGIMEVRDETDRTGLRIAIELKKDVNSEAILNYLYKNTDLQISYNFNMVAISDGRPKLMGIREIIDSYLNHQIDVVTKRTRYDLFHAEKRMHIVEGLMKALSVLDEVIAIIRGSKNKKDAKDNLVAEFDFTEEQAEAIVTLQLYRLTNTDIVALEKEHSELEDKIKGLRNILDNHDALLNVIKDELKEIRTRFKTERLSRIEAEIAEIKISKEVIVPSEETILSLSRDGYIKRTSIRSFNANRVDEVGLKDGDALLRYIETNTQHIALVFTNKGRYLYLPVHKLADIKWKDLGQHVSQLVPIENDEYVIDVFTEPDFKQKVDYIMATQNGMIKKSELELFKTSRFNKPLIAMKLKDNDKMINVMRIEQDQLITIVTHTGMSLTYSTDELSSTGLRAAGVKSINLKDDDVVEMTQLIQPEDTILIATQRGAVKRIGFKVLAEAKRAQRGIKLLKELKSKPHRIVGAEVITNPDSIYTLYSNKDSYAGKVSDIHLTEQYTNGSFVVDTDEFGEVNALSISTADTSEEA from the coding sequence TTGAGTGAAATCATCCAAGACCTTTCGTTAGAAGATGTAATTGGTGACCGCTTCGGCAGATACAGTAAATACATCATTCAAGAACGTGCGCTGCCAGATGTACGTGACGGTTTAAAACCCGTACAACGCCGCATTCTTTATGCAATGTACGACAGCGGAAACACTTATGATAAAAACTTCAGAAAAAGTGCTAAAACAGTCGGGGATGTTATCGGTCAATTCCATCCTCATGGTGACACTTCTGTTTATGATGCGATGGTGCGTCTGAGTCAAGAATGGAAATTGCGACATGTCTTAATTGAAATGCATGGGAACAACGGGAGTATTGATAACGATCCGCCAGCCGCAATGCGTTATACAGAGGCTAAATTAAGTCAGTTATCTGAAGAATTATTACGAGATATTAATAAAGATACTGTACCGTTTGTACCGAACTACGATGATACGACAACGGAACCTATGGTATTGCCTGCTAGATTTCCGAACCTATTGATTAACGGGTCAACTGGTATTTCTGCAGGGTATGCGACAGATATTCCACCTCATAATTTAGGTGAAGTGATTCAAGCCACTTTAAAATATATCGATAATCCTGATATTACAGTTAGTCAATTGATGAAATATATTAAAGGACCGGATTTCCCGACTGGCGGTATTATTCAAGGCCGAGATGGAATCAAGAAAGCTTATGAAACAGGTAAAGGGCGTATTGTAGTACGCTCGACAGTAGAAACTGAGACGTTGAGAAGCGGTCGTCAAGAATTGATTGTGAGTGAAATTCCTTATGAAGTGAATAAAAGTTCACTTGTGAAGAAAATCGATGAATTGCGTGCTGATAAACGTGTTGATGGTATTATGGAAGTGCGCGATGAAACAGACAGAACTGGTTTGCGTATTGCTATTGAATTGAAAAAAGATGTCAATAGTGAAGCGATATTGAATTACTTGTACAAAAATACAGACTTGCAGATTTCCTATAACTTTAACATGGTAGCCATCAGTGATGGACGTCCTAAATTAATGGGAATCCGTGAAATTATCGACAGCTATTTGAATCACCAAATTGATGTGGTAACTAAACGTACGCGCTATGACCTATTCCATGCTGAAAAACGTATGCATATTGTGGAAGGGCTAATGAAAGCTTTATCCGTGTTAGATGAAGTCATTGCAATCATCCGTGGTTCTAAAAATAAAAAAGATGCCAAAGATAATTTAGTGGCTGAATTTGACTTTACAGAAGAACAAGCCGAAGCTATCGTGACGTTGCAATTATATCGTTTAACTAATACAGATATTGTGGCTTTAGAAAAAGAACATAGTGAGTTAGAGGATAAAATCAAAGGTTTACGTAATATCTTGGATAATCACGATGCTTTATTAAACGTGATTAAAGATGAATTGAAAGAAATTCGTACACGCTTTAAAACAGAGCGTTTATCACGTATTGAAGCGGAAATTGCGGAAATTAAAATTTCAAAAGAAGTGATTGTGCCAAGTGAAGAAACGATTTTAAGTTTATCACGTGACGGCTATATCAAACGTACTTCTATTCGCAGCTTTAACGCCAATCGGGTAGATGAAGTCGGTTTGAAAGACGGAGATGCGCTGTTGCGTTATATTGAAACAAATACTCAGCATATTGCTTTAGTCTTCACTAATAAGGGACGCTATCTCTATCTTCCAGTGCATAAGTTAGCAGATATTAAATGGAAAGATTTAGGACAGCATGTTTCCCAACTGGTACCAATTGAAAATGATGAATATGTTATCGATGTCTTTACCGAACCTGACTTTAAGCAAAAGGTCGATTATATTATGGCTACTCAAAACGGTATGATTAAGAAAAGTGAGCTAGAACTGTTCAAGACATCACGTTTTAATAAACCATTGATTGCTATGAAATTAAAGGATAACGACAAGATGATTAATGTTATGCGGATCGAGCAAGATCAATTGATAACGATCGTGACACACACAGGTATGTCGCTTACTTATTCTACAGATGAATTATCAAGTACAGGTCTGCGTGCAGCTGGCGTTAAATCTATCAACTTGAAAGATGATGACGTAGTCGAAATGACACAGCTCATCCAACCTGAAGATACTATCCTGATAGCAACACAACGCGGTGCAGTGAAACGTATCGGTTTCAAAGTGTTGGCGGAAGCGAAACGCGCACAACGCGGTATCAAACTGTTGAAAGAATTGAAATCGAAACCGCATCGCATTGTTGGTGCTGAGGTTATCACCAATCCAGACAGTATCTATACGCTTTATTCTAATAAAGACAGCTATGCTGGAAAAGTGAGTGACATTCATCTTACTGAACAATATACAAACGGTTCATTTGTGGTAGATACAGATGAATTCGGAGAAGTGAATGCACTTTCAATCTCTACAGCTGATACTTCTGAAGAAGCATAA
- the ptsG gene encoding glucose-specific PTS transporter subunit IIBC encodes MKNLLKLFFGQLQRIGKALMLPVAILPAAGILLAFGNAMHNEQILHFAPWMEHHAIQLVSQIMEASGQVIFDNLPLLFAMGTALGLAGGDGVAGIAALVGYLIMSATMGKVAGITIDDIFSYADGAKTLGQSAKDPAHALILGIPTLQTGVFGGIIIGGLAAWCYNKFYNIQLPQFLGFFAGKRFVPIITSLVAILTGIVLSFVWPPVQEGLNALSNFLLGKNLALTTFIFGAIERALIPFGLHHIFYAPFWFEFGQYVNEAGNLVRGDQRIWMAQYQDGVPFTSGAFTTGKYPFMMFGLPAAAFAIYRQAKPERRKVVGGLMLSAALTAFLTGITEPLEFSFLFVAPILYVAHVILAGTSFLIMHLLHVQIGMTFSGGFIDYILYGLLSWDRSNALLVIPVGIVYAFIYYFLFTFLIKKLNLKTPGREDKEVENKDVSVSELPFEVLAAMGHKENIKHLDACITRLRVEVRDKELVDVEKLKQLGASGVLEVGNNMQAIFGPKSDQIKHDMQQIIDGKITSPAETTVTEDGDLGTAEIVAEGGALVYAPITGEAVALSEVPDKVFSEKMMGDGIAIKPETGEVVAPFDGTVKMVFPTKHALGLESKDGIELLIHFGLETVKLDGEGFKILVQENEPVILGQPLMKVDLDYIKEHADSTITPIIITNSGSANIEVLHSGKVEQGEKLIVVNQ; translated from the coding sequence ATGAAAAATCTATTAAAATTGTTTTTCGGTCAATTACAACGGATCGGTAAAGCATTAATGCTGCCAGTTGCGATTCTACCGGCTGCCGGTATTTTATTAGCATTTGGTAATGCGATGCATAATGAACAAATCTTACACTTTGCGCCATGGATGGAACACCATGCAATTCAGCTTGTAAGCCAAATTATGGAAGCATCCGGGCAAGTCATTTTTGATAATTTACCTTTACTCTTTGCCATGGGTACAGCTTTAGGATTAGCTGGCGGCGATGGTGTAGCAGGTATTGCGGCTTTGGTCGGTTATTTAATCATGAGTGCAACAATGGGTAAAGTTGCAGGAATTACTATTGATGACATCTTCAGTTATGCTGATGGTGCAAAAACATTAGGACAATCTGCTAAAGATCCAGCGCACGCCTTGATTTTAGGCATACCGACACTTCAAACAGGAGTATTCGGCGGGATTATTATCGGGGGATTAGCCGCTTGGTGCTACAATAAATTTTATAATATCCAACTCCCTCAATTTTTAGGTTTTTTTGCAGGAAAGCGATTCGTGCCGATTATTACTTCGCTTGTCGCTATCTTGACAGGGATTGTATTGAGTTTTGTGTGGCCGCCAGTACAAGAGGGTTTGAATGCTTTATCTAACTTCTTATTAGGTAAAAATTTAGCGTTGACAACTTTCATCTTCGGAGCTATCGAACGTGCGTTGATTCCATTTGGTTTACATCACATTTTCTACGCTCCATTCTGGTTTGAATTTGGACAATATGTCAATGAAGCAGGTAATTTAGTGCGTGGAGACCAACGTATATGGATGGCACAATATCAAGATGGCGTACCGTTTACTTCGGGTGCTTTCACCACAGGTAAATATCCATTTATGATGTTCGGTTTACCGGCAGCCGCTTTTGCGATTTACCGCCAAGCAAAACCTGAACGTCGTAAAGTCGTCGGCGGATTGATGTTATCTGCAGCTTTGACTGCATTTTTAACAGGGATCACTGAGCCTTTAGAATTCTCATTCTTATTTGTAGCGCCGATTCTCTACGTTGCGCATGTAATTTTAGCAGGTACATCATTCTTAATCATGCACTTACTGCACGTTCAAATTGGTATGACTTTCTCAGGAGGCTTTATCGACTATATTCTGTACGGATTATTATCATGGGATCGTTCAAATGCTTTGCTCGTTATTCCGGTAGGTATTGTGTATGCCTTTATTTACTATTTCTTATTTACATTTTTGATTAAAAAGTTAAACTTGAAAACACCTGGCCGTGAAGATAAAGAAGTTGAGAATAAAGATGTTTCTGTCAGTGAATTGCCTTTTGAAGTTTTAGCAGCGATGGGCCATAAAGAGAATATTAAACATTTAGATGCTTGTATTACGCGTTTGCGTGTAGAAGTCAGAGATAAAGAATTGGTGGATGTAGAAAAATTAAAACAACTCGGTGCTTCAGGCGTATTAGAAGTCGGCAATAACATGCAAGCAATTTTCGGACCGAAATCTGATCAGATTAAACACGATATGCAACAAATTATAGATGGCAAGATTACATCACCAGCTGAAACTACGGTTACTGAAGACGGTGATCTTGGAACAGCTGAGATTGTAGCTGAAGGCGGTGCTTTGGTTTATGCGCCGATTACGGGAGAAGCGGTGGCTTTAAGTGAAGTACCGGATAAAGTCTTTTCTGAAAAAATGATGGGTGACGGCATCGCAATTAAACCAGAAACAGGTGAAGTCGTAGCACCATTTGACGGCACAGTTAAAATGGTCTTCCCAACAAAACACGCGCTTGGTTTAGAATCTAAAGATGGAATCGAACTCCTGATTCATTTTGGTTTAGAAACCGTTAAATTAGATGGAGAAGGTTTTAAAATCTTAGTACAAGAAAATGAACCTGTTATTTTAGGTCAACCACTAATGAAAGTAGATTTAGATTATATTAAAGAACATGCTGATAGTACTATAACACCGATTATTATTACAAATTCAGGAAGCGCAAATATTGAAGTCTTGCATTCAGGAAAAGTAGAACAAGGTGAAAAATTGATTGTAGTAAATCAATAG
- the glcT gene encoding glucose PTS transporter transcription antiterminator GlcT gives MSNYVIEKTLNNNVIICTDENHHEVVLIGRGIGFNKKGGMKLSDSALIDKVYKLEQKKEQDHYKALVEIADDKVLQTIIEAMDIITHADHSVADEDLMVALTDHIIFAYKRIKQQQFIKNPFLIETKQLYSESYAIAERVIEHLNRLLDIDFPEDEIGFIALHIASSKDDLSLHEVRLTNEIINKSVLIMEHDLKCRIDTASIQYQRFIRHIQFLIRRLQKGEVIQVKDEFGNMLKAHYPLCYNIAVKIIKMMQQHLDVDVYEAELIYLTLHIYHFTQQNEENMHV, from the coding sequence ATGAGCAACTACGTCATAGAGAAAACACTGAATAACAACGTCATTATCTGCACAGACGAAAATCATCATGAAGTTGTTCTGATTGGCAGAGGTATTGGGTTCAATAAAAAGGGCGGAATGAAGCTTTCAGATTCAGCACTGATAGATAAAGTTTATAAATTAGAACAAAAGAAAGAACAAGATCACTACAAGGCTTTAGTAGAAATCGCTGATGATAAGGTATTACAAACGATTATTGAAGCAATGGACATCATTACGCATGCTGATCATTCTGTAGCAGATGAAGATTTGATGGTTGCTTTAACTGATCATATTATCTTTGCTTATAAACGTATTAAACAACAGCAATTTATTAAGAATCCATTCTTAATCGAGACTAAACAGTTATATTCGGAATCTTATGCAATTGCAGAGAGAGTGATTGAACACTTGAATCGTCTCTTGGATATTGACTTTCCAGAAGATGAAATTGGTTTTATTGCTTTGCACATTGCTAGCAGTAAAGATGATTTGTCATTGCATGAAGTGCGTTTAACTAATGAAATTATTAATAAAAGCGTATTAATTATGGAACATGATTTGAAGTGCCGAATAGATACAGCTTCGATTCAGTACCAACGCTTTATCCGACATATTCAATTTTTAATCAGACGCCTTCAAAAGGGTGAAGTCATTCAAGTAAAAGATGAATTCGGAAACATGTTGAAAGCGCATTATCCACTGTGCTATAATATAGCTGTTAAAATCATTAAAATGATGCAGCAGCATCTGGACGTGGATGTATATGAAGCAGAACTGATTTATTTAACGCTACATATTTATCATTTCACGCAGCAAAATGAAGAGAATATGCACGTGTAA